The following proteins come from a genomic window of Hydractinia symbiolongicarpus strain clone_291-10 chromosome 2, HSymV2.1, whole genome shotgun sequence:
- the LOC130630157 gene encoding putative nuclease HARBI1, with the protein MDVVFVMFCKGRFLFKLIRSDMCSYCSLEAVCILVANSLLFQIQGVLYLSLLRRNRLIQNILTYFLTKRRKLLKRLKHQQGNPRKRRSVWFRPGRTDQWWINTYQLYNNPFDWKKNFRMSKEDFNKLCDELRPFLTPESNTPNHRALSLEKKVAVVLYFLKDTGSIWMTANSFGIHQCTVSKVVKEVCAAITMHLTPKLIKLPETSEEMYKKASEFELKYGMVQAFGCIDGTHIPIKTPGECSQDYFNYKQFFSLNVQAVCDFRGMFMDVDCRWPGSCHDAKVFANSMISKNMKENLLPITHSSLLPGYERIPNFLIGDPAYPLLPHCMKEYESCKTNSQVIFNVMLRCARNPIESAFGRLKGRWGILTKKIDLDLNIVPLIVMTCFTLHNFCEINTTVIDEELVTANIEKHKNDESLNKNIPDPIYSGNTSEGHEIRSLLTEYINQNLPDSY; encoded by the coding sequence TATTTTGGTCGCCAATAGTTTGTTATTCCAAATCCAAGGTGTTCTGTATTTGTCATTGCTTCGAAGAAATCGCCTAATACAGAACATattgacatattttttaacaaaacgaaGGAAACTCTTAAAACGTTTGAAACACCAACAGGGAAATCCACGTAAACGAAGATCTGTATGGTTTAGGCCAGGGAGAACCGACCAGTGGTGGATCAATACATACCAGCTTTATAACAACCCATTtgattggaaaaaaaattttcgtaTGAGTAAGGAAGATTTTAATAAACTTTGCGATGAATTAAGACCCTTTCTCACACCTGAATCCAATACACCTAACCACCGAGCTTTATCATTAGAAAAGAAAGTTGCTGtcgttttatattttctaaagGACACCGGTTCTATCTGGATGACAGCAAACTCTTTTGGGATACACCAGTGTACTGTTTCTAAAGTGGTTAAAGAGGTGTGTGCAGCTATAACTATGCACCTGACACCGAAATTAATCAAACTACCTGAAACTTCTGAAGAGATGTACAAAAAAGCATCAGAGTTTGAATTAAAATATGGAATGGTGCAGGCATTTGGCTGTATTGATGGAACACACATTCCAATTAAGACACCAGGAGAATGCAGTCaagattattttaattataagcAGTTTTTTTCACTTAATGTCCAAGCTGTTTGTGACTTCAGAGGTATGTTCATGGATGTTGATTGCAGATGGCCAGGGTCTTGCCATGATGCTAAAGTATTTGCCAATTCAATGATCAGCAAAAACATGAAGGAAAATCTCTTGCCAATAACTCACAGTTCCCTTTTACCTGGTTATGAAAgaattccaaattttttaattgGTGACCCTGCATATCCCTTGTTACCACATTGCATGAAAGAATATGAATCGTGCAAGACAAACAGTCAAGTTATTTTCAATGTAATGCTGAGATGTGCACGTAATCCTATAGAGAGTGCTTTTGGAAGACTGAAAGGACGATGgggaattttaacaaaaaaaatagacCTTGATTTGAATATTGTACCACTGATTGTTATGACATGTTTCACTTTACATAATTTCTGTGAAATAAATACAACAGTTATAGATGAAGAGCTAGTCACAGCTAACATTGAAAAACATAAGAATGATGAAAgcttaaacaaaaacattccaGACCCAATATACTCAGGCAATACTTCTGAAGGACACGAGATAAGATCATTATTGACTGAATATATCAATCAAAACCTGCCGGACTCATACTAA